One genomic region from Pongo abelii isolate AG06213 chromosome 4, NHGRI_mPonAbe1-v2.0_pri, whole genome shotgun sequence encodes:
- the HNRNPA0 gene encoding heterogeneous nuclear ribonucleoprotein A0 produces MENSQLCKLFIGGLNVQTSESGLRGHFEAFGTLTDCVVVVNPQTKRSRCFGFVTYSNVEEADAAMAASPHAVDGNTVELKRAVSREDSARPGAHAKVKKLFVGGLKGDVAEGDLIEHFSQFGTVEKAEIIADKQSGKKRGFGFVYFQNHDAADKAAVVKFHPIQGHRVEVKKAVPKEDIYSGGGGGGSRSSRGGRGGRGRGGGRDQNGLSKGGGGGYNSYGGYGGGGGGGYNAYGGGGGGSSYGGSDYGNGFGGFGSYSQHQSSYGPMKSGGGGGGGGSSWGGRSNSGPYRGGYGGGGGYGGSSF; encoded by the coding sequence ATGGAGAATTCTCAGTTGTGTAAGCTGTTCATCGGCGGCCTCAATGTGCAGACGAGTGAGTCGGGCCTGCGCGgccactttgaggcctttgggaCTCTGACGGACTGCGTGGTGGTGGTGAATCCCCAGACCAAGCGCTCCCGTTGCTTTGGCTTCGTGACCTACTCCAATGTGGAGGAGGCCGACGCCGCCATGGCCGCCTCGCCCCATGCCGTGGACGGCAACACTGTGGAGTTGAAGCGGGCGGTGTCCCGGGAGGATTCGGCGCGGCCCGGTGCCCACGCCAAGGTTAAGAAGCTCTTTGTCGGAGGCCTTAAAGGAGACGTGGCTGAGGGCGACCTGATCGAGCACTTCTCGCAGTTTGGCACCGTGGAAAAGGCCGAGATTATTGCCGACAAACAGTCTGGCAAGAAGCGTGGATTCGGCTTCGTGTATTTCCAGAATCACGACGCGGCAGACAAGGCCGCGGTGGTCAAGTTCCATCCGATTCAGGGCCATCGCGTGGAGGTGAAGAAGGCAGTCCCCAAGGAGGATATCTACTCCGGTGGGGGTGGAGGCGGCTCCCGATCCTCCCGGGGCGGCCGAGGCGGCCGGGGGCGCGGCGGTGGTCGAGACCAGAACGGCCTTTCCAAGGGCGGCGGCGGCGGTTACAACAGCTACGGTGGTtacggcggcggcggtggcggcggctaCAATGCCtacggaggcggcggcggcggttcGTCCTACGGTGGGAGCGACTACGGTAACGGCTTCGGCGGCTTCGGCAGCTACAGTCAGCATCAGTCCTCCTATGGGCCCATGaagagcggcggcggcggcggcggaggaggCAGTAGCTGGGGTGGTCGCAGTAATAGTGGACCTTACAGAGGCGGCTATGGCGGTGGGGGTGGCTATGGAGGCAGCTCcttctaa